The window ATGTGACGTGACGAAGCACAAGGTGCTGGTGGCGTCGGTGTGTCCGCAGTCCCTGCCTTTCTTTGCTGTGAAGTTCGGTCTGGACATCACTGAGGCCACCCATAAACTCTGCGGCTTCCTCAAGAGCCTGGGTGAGCTGTCATGAAGAAGTATTGAAGTGCATACATGTATTAGAGGTCATGTAGATTGTTTTTGGTTGTATGTGAGCATGTCATAAAGTCAAGATTTGTCCAGATCAGATGTAGGAATAACCAATTTccaacttttttaaaatcagaaattAACTGATTTCACAtgatttcctcctgtttttaattttttaattactCTTAATTCCCATTTTCccatttaaaaaatcttaaatttgTCTTTCTGCAAACTTTAGAGACATTCCTTTATTGCTGGTGTGGAGAAACTACCACCTACTCATCGGTATCTATCATAGATGTTCGACATTTCTcccccacttctctctctctcactgtctctcttctctctgggTTTTCTCTTGCAGGAGCGCAGTATGTATTCGACACCACTCTGGCAGCAGGTTTCAGCATCTTGGAGAGTCAAAAGGAGTTTATTCAAAGGTATCGCAGGAGACACCACGACTCCCATGCCTTGCCCATGTTCACCTCCTCCTGCCCAGGTAAAaccctcttcctccttcagtCGTCTTTTTCATTACCCACCTGCCAGACTGATTTTCTGGCCTAATGAACTACCGTTTACTCAAACCTGCTGCTCGTCAGGCCCCTAGAGCTTGTTTTAGAAGTAGAGATAGCACTGGAGTGCTGGTAGGGAAAGATAGAAAGCTCTTCTTCCACCACTCCCTTCATCAGAGATATGAACAGCAAGAGTAAAGAACTATtttgaactcttttttttccctgcaagGACCTATCATTGACATCCCTTCATTCAGTTTTTAGAAATGCCACTGCTCATAAAGTGTGGTCAGGGAATTTGCAATAAATGTCAGGAAAGTATTTAGTTCTCCAGAAATTTgacaaatgtgtatttttacaggAATCTGCCAAAAAGTGCTTCACAAGTtctatatttattacatttcatgGTAATTTTCATGTTGATTCTGtgttcttttattattatttactattttaaattctatgtatagtttttaaattttgccACAGTGTCTATCAGTGGAAAGTCTGAATTGGCTCTATCACCTTTAAAGAAATGTATGGGATTTATCAATCACCGATGTTCAGTATAAGGcttgttatagtgtgtgtgtgcgcgcgcgcgtcCATGCGTGCATGCTTTTTTCGTGTAAATTTAACCTTATTTTACTGCACCATCTTGCTTTAAAATTGTAAACATTTGAAACTGGACCGCAATAGGACAAGGATTCCTTTAACAATGtaacatctgtttgtgtgtgtgtgtctgtgtctgtgtgtgtgtgtgtgtgtgtgtctgtgtctgtgtacagGGTGGATTCGGTATGCAGAGCGTGTCCTGGGCAGTTTGGTCACCCCTCATATCTGCACAGCCAGGTCTCCCCAGCAGATCATGGGCTGTCTGGTCAAAGACTACTTCTCTAAACAGCAGGTGAGCATTTACTGTCACGGCTCACAGTCAAAGGTCTCTAGTTTGACGGCAGCACTGTTATTGGCAGTACTAACAGTTGTTGACACATTGGCAGTATTGGTAGGAGCTGGGGTTAATAGATGAAAAAGCTTGGGCagatgaaaaaataagaaactgtCATACAAACCAACTAGAAGAGTGCACCCAGAATGCAGATCTGCAGGTGTGTACAGTAAAGATGGCGGCGAAGATGACAAcggggatttattcatctcgtaTCGTATAGTGTTTCCCCTGTAATAGTACAGGTCTGGCGaaccgccaggccaaaaaaaatatttttaaatgtcaaaaataatgccaaatacccattcattcagaaatcaatagcgtaGCGTAGTTCCCTTTAAGGAATAGGGTAGTGTGTaagtgagtgagagagcgagcggcagaaaagtgacagtgaatgtgagcagagtagaggaaaaggttagcagtaagttgtcgaCCTGGCAAtagatgtacagtacaaacTATGGCGTTTCAATTAATAAATGcagcagcttgtcaagaccaacaAAAGTCACATCTATTGTTTCCCCGACTGCTGAAAAAGCGagttagccccgaagttagcaacaacgacactaaacagagaaatacaaaatggagaaatgtgtggctgctaacATTTACGTAGCTTGTGTATCAGTCACATACTGACATACTCTCCTGTCAGGCTCTGGGAAAccatcaaaattattttctctggcagttagcatttttcagactgtcttTTTGAGTTCCTCATCACTGTGACAGCAGTATTTCTTGGCTTGTTGACAGCTGATTCAGTCCATGGTCCATTTCTGCAGTCGCAAAACACTTTGGACTTTTCACTGAATTTATTGACTCCattgcagaaaaacatttagaaaCCCCTGTAGGTTAAACTCTGCTCAATACTCAGTTTTCAATATTCCAAAAGAATACACAAGGTTCTGCACAAGATCTGCCATATTATGTTGTTTTCCTTCTGCCTTGTCTCCCAGCAGAAGCTGAGTCCAGAGAAGGTCTACCATGTGGTGGTGGCTCCCTGCTTTGATAAGAAGCTGGAGGCCGTCAGAGAGGAGTTTTACAACAGTCTGTTGGAGAGCAGGGATGTGGACTGTGTCCTCACCTCAGGTTCAATCCTCTTTATCTTTTACACTGCTTCCCTGGGCCAAATAGAGATGCAAATGCTTATTCAAGTTTATTTGGACCCCTTGGTAACTTTTACTACCTGGAGGTTTGGTGTCTCATACTGTAGGAAGATGGTGATTATATATCATTTTCTAAATGTGCACAGAACCTCCACAATCCCCTTTCCGCACATAGTAAAGGGTCTCTTAATGTGAAAAGAAAGTTGGAAGTGAGTGTGTATATACTTTACAATTGTATATGATAGCTTGTGTAATTTGTATTAATTGTTTCAGGGGAGATCTACTACCTGATGGAGCAGAAGAAGGTTTCAGTGGAGAAGCTAGACTCGGTTCCACTGGACCATATGTGAGTAGTCAACTACAGTGATTACATCAAAGTAAATAATCATGAGATATAATTCGAAAAATTAGATCTTTCAGGACAAGAAAGGGTGAAATCAGCAATAGAACTAAAACCATGAGTTGATCACAGAAAATTAAGCGgcagctgttttgataatcaatgaacCATTTGAGTCAATTTCCAGCAAAAGTACCAAATTTGTGCAACATTTGTTGGTTCCAGCCTTTCAGATATGACAATCTACTGCTTTTTTGTCTTGtatgattgtattttttgtgtttgcactGATGGCCAGACGAAGGAAGTCAtttgtactgtatactgtatgtcactttGGATCGGATAACTTCTGgaactgttttctgacattttgtagacgattaatgattaatcaagaaactaattgacagattaatgaataatgaaaatgatctttAGTTGCAGTCTCAGTCAGCAAGTTTAGATGATTACCAGAGAAGCAATACACTGTAAGAAGCTTAATTATTCAGTATATGAATATTACTTTTGAATTTCAGTAATGTTTCAGTTTaagtaaaaaacacaactttgcATGTATTGATAATATTTGATACTACACATAAACTACagctggtgcagtgcatcaaatggtaacatttatgtttaacactgtacatggtcccaataaatacaataaaacagcaaTATAATACATTGCAAGAAGGTAGTTAATACATGCTTggatctttaaatgtttttgtggaGGCTGTGTCAGAGAGTTATAAAATCAACTCCAGTAATTCATAGGGTCCTACTTCatgctgttttttaatgtaatggcTCCTGTTATTTCATCCATCCTCTAAATAGTTATTGGTGATTGTATATTTTCACTGAGTCATTGTCACAGTAGTCTGTGTTATCACTGCAGACTGGGAGAAGTTGGAGACGTGGCTCTGGTAAGGAACGAGGGCCGCGGTTCAGAAGGCTTCCTTGAACACGTGTTCAAACATGCTGCCAAAGAGCTCTTTGGTTTGGATGTCCATGAGATCACATACAAGACCCTCAGGTGAGAGACACTGAGACTATACAGCTTCCTAGGAAGTCCTGTCATCCGTCCATTTTTTTTACTCACCTGTCTCATGTTGGTTTTGTAGGAACCGTGACTTCCAGGAAGTGACCCTGGAGCGTGACGGGGAAACGCTGCTGCAGTTTGCTGCCGTCTACGGTTTCAGAAACATCCAGACCCTTGTTCACCGCATGAGGAAGGGACGCGTGCCGTACCAGCTGGTGGAGGTGCTATCCTGCCCAGGAGGTACAGTAATATCATTCCAGTCAtactctttgtttctgtttttcctgccaCTTCCACAGTGTTAACTTTTTTTAATCTCAGGGTGCTTGAGCGGCCGTGGACAGGCGGAGAGTGAGGCAGGAGGCCGGACGGATAAAACCCTGGTGCAGCAGATGGAGGAGACCTACAGCAGCCTGCCAGTCTGTCTCCCAGAGCTCAACCCCACCCTGCACACCCTTTATCAAGACTGGCTACAGGGCCAGGACTCCCCACAGGCCGGCACACTGCTGCACACCCAATACAGAAGTCAGAGTCAGAGCCACACACAGCCCCCGCACATGCAGtggtgagagagaggaaaacagatttAGTTTTAAGACGTGATGGAGGTGGAATGAGAGCTGCCTCTGGTTGGCTCCTGATTCTGTTTGGACCATCTCATCGTTCATGCTGGCACCATGAAGGACAAGTAGAGGACCATGTTGCTCTACAGACCACTGAGTGAGAACTGAAAGTCTCAGTAGGTGCAGTTCTTCCATTTGGCCACAGGGGGGTGATGTCTCTAGTTCAAAAATGGTGGATCCCCTGTGCCAAACCTGAGCCTGAGGAGAAATAAGGGTCCAGAGtccaggaaaaacacacacctgcatttTATGATGCCAGTAAACTGTTGAGATAATGACTAACAAAAATGACGTACAAGGTTTCCTGATCAGCTAGCTGCTCTGACGCTCTGATTTGAGGGAGTCTGTAACAAGCGGGAACTATTTATTGATGCCAATCTAAAGAGCAATAAGCCACtaagaaaacatttaagaagcttttAGATGATCTGAACTTGTGAATACTGAATGCACATTGCAGGAGTCTAATGTATTTCAAGTCCAAACTGTCCAACATGAAACATgctgtttttagtttgtgtcaaaGTTGTGTCCACTGTTCTTCACTGAAAGACAAGCCAATGTGTTCTCACACAGCAGCGGTCTTGCTCTGATAACTATGCAACAGTGTGATAGTCTTATCTCACCAGTCATAGTGAAAATAAAAGCTGTTGTGTGAGAGGTCAAAGATCTTGTAATTATACTTGATCACATGTTTGCTTATTACCAGCTCAGTGTTTGGTTGATCCGTCCCAGTGAAGAATCAGAGTGAGTATTTTTTAATGGTACATGTTTTCAATTGTATTATTGCTTTAAGTCTTTTGTTCCCATTCCACAAAGCCAACCATGACTAGTATTCTTAAGttatatgttgtttgtgtttttgttttaagatCAAAGCATACATGTCATACATGTTGAGCACTAAAGTATTAATAACAAGTGAGCGGTGTCGTCTCATTCATCTTTACTGATCTGATTTGGGTTATGGAGAGTTTGCAAGGCAAGCAATTTGATGTCTA is drawn from Thunnus thynnus chromosome 20, fThuThy2.1, whole genome shotgun sequence and contains these coding sequences:
- the narf gene encoding nuclear prelamin A recognition factor isoform X1, with amino-acid sequence MSEVNTGKRKEKCENCTKQCNKKQSDDGVSSQQERDEVNGQVNDGSQLLLSACLSCDGCLSEEESLKISQQSLEEVERVLALNKKCDVTKHKVLVASVCPQSLPFFAVKFGLDITEATHKLCGFLKSLGAQYVFDTTLAAGFSILESQKEFIQRYRRRHHDSHALPMFTSSCPGWIRYAERVLGSLVTPHICTARSPQQIMGCLVKDYFSKQQQKLSPEKVYHVVVAPCFDKKLEAVREEFYNSLLESRDVDCVLTSGEIYYLMEQKKVSVEKLDSVPLDHILGEVGDVALVRNEGRGSEGFLEHVFKHAAKELFGLDVHEITYKTLRNRDFQEVTLERDGETLLQFAAVYGFRNIQTLVHRMRKGRVPYQLVEVLSCPGGCLSGRGQAESEAGGRTDKTLVQQMEETYSSLPVCLPELNPTLHTLYQDWLQGQDSPQAGTLLHTQYRSQSQSHTQPPHMQW
- the narf gene encoding nuclear prelamin A recognition factor isoform X2, producing MSEVNTGKRKEKCENCTKQCNKKQSDDGVSSQQERDEVNGQVNDGSQLLLSACLSCDGCLSEEESLKISQQSLEEVERVLALNKKCDVTKHKVLVASVCPQSLPFFAVKFGLDITEATHKLCGFLKSLGAQYVFDTTLAAGFSILESQKEFIQRYRRRHHDSHALPMFTSSCPGWIRYAERVLGSLVTPHICTARSPQQIMGCLVKDYFSKQQKLSPEKVYHVVVAPCFDKKLEAVREEFYNSLLESRDVDCVLTSGEIYYLMEQKKVSVEKLDSVPLDHILGEVGDVALVRNEGRGSEGFLEHVFKHAAKELFGLDVHEITYKTLRNRDFQEVTLERDGETLLQFAAVYGFRNIQTLVHRMRKGRVPYQLVEVLSCPGGCLSGRGQAESEAGGRTDKTLVQQMEETYSSLPVCLPELNPTLHTLYQDWLQGQDSPQAGTLLHTQYRSQSQSHTQPPHMQW